The Altererythrobacter sp. CAU 1644 genome has a window encoding:
- a CDS encoding FMN-binding negative transcriptional regulator — protein sequence MHPNQHFRHEDQSFHKSLIDRIGFGMVFCETPDGPRVAHTPMLQTETGKIRFHLARGNALTKHLADCRALIIVNGPDAYISARWYEDPNQVPTWNYLAVEAEGTVERIDREGLVELLAALSARHEARILDGTPWTMDKLSDKHREGLLNAIVGFEMTVENWRETAKLSQNKPAEVRAPVIAGLERQGDAAMAGLMRDLPA from the coding sequence ATGCATCCTAACCAGCATTTTCGCCATGAAGATCAATCGTTTCATAAGTCCTTGATCGATAGGATCGGTTTCGGGATGGTATTCTGCGAAACCCCCGACGGCCCACGCGTGGCGCACACGCCCATGCTTCAGACTGAAACCGGCAAGATCCGCTTCCACCTGGCGCGTGGCAACGCGTTGACGAAGCACCTTGCCGATTGCCGGGCGCTGATCATCGTCAACGGTCCCGACGCCTATATCTCCGCGCGATGGTACGAGGACCCGAACCAGGTGCCGACTTGGAACTACCTCGCTGTCGAGGCAGAAGGGACTGTCGAGCGGATCGACCGCGAGGGGCTCGTCGAATTGCTCGCAGCATTGAGCGCGCGCCACGAGGCGCGCATCCTGGACGGAACGCCGTGGACGATGGACAAGCTGTCCGACAAACATCGCGAAGGATTGCTCAACGCCATCGTCGGCTTCGAGATGACCGTCGAAAACTGGCGTGAGACCGCCAAGCTGTCGCAGAACAAGCCGGCCGAAGTTCGCGCGCCCGTGATCGCGGGCCTTGAACGGCAGGGCGATGCGGCGATGGCAGGGCTGATGCGGGACTTGCCAGCATGA
- a CDS encoding HAD-IA family hydrolase: MTRLAVFDCDGTLVDGQADVCAAMVDAFVLAGEQAPDMNEVRRMVGLSLPVAMRRLVPDLPENRQAELVQNYKDAFYARRQSGRLHEPLYDGMRELLTGLHAAGWQLAVATGKSDRGLTACLETHGIIDLFVSLQTADRHPSKPHPAMLEAALFEAGVTPADAVMIGDTTFDVVMACDANVRAIGVAWGYHAPDELLQAGATAVASDIEALEKLL, encoded by the coding sequence ATGACTCGCCTGGCCGTCTTCGATTGCGACGGAACCCTGGTCGATGGGCAGGCTGACGTCTGCGCGGCGATGGTGGATGCCTTCGTGCTCGCGGGCGAGCAGGCACCCGACATGAACGAGGTACGGCGCATGGTCGGGCTGAGCCTGCCGGTGGCGATGCGCCGATTGGTGCCCGACCTCCCGGAGAACCGACAGGCGGAGCTGGTCCAGAACTACAAGGACGCGTTCTATGCGCGGCGCCAGTCGGGGCGGCTGCACGAGCCACTCTACGATGGGATGCGCGAATTGCTGACCGGCCTGCACGCCGCGGGCTGGCAATTGGCCGTCGCAACCGGCAAATCGGATCGTGGGCTCACCGCCTGCCTCGAAACGCATGGTATCATTGACCTGTTCGTCTCGCTGCAGACTGCCGACCGCCATCCTTCGAAGCCGCATCCCGCAATGCTCGAGGCGGCACTGTTCGAAGCAGGCGTCACGCCTGCCGACGCGGTGATGATCGGCGACACGACCTTCGACGTGGTCATGGCCTGTGACGCCAACGTGCGCGCGATCGGAGTCGCGTGGGGATACCACGCCCCCGACGAATTGTTGCAGGCGGGCGCCACGGCAGTGGCCAGCGATATCGAGGCATTGGAGAAACTTCTGTGA
- a CDS encoding ATP12 family chaperone protein, with product MKRFYREATVGEAAGGWQVMLDGRGIKTQGGRPQVVPSRDLAEELAAEWAAQGEEIDPKSFRLRDQTDYAIDHVASDPSETIDKLVGFAETDTLCYRADPEDALFKRQQEEWEPVIGALESRHAIRLHRISGIMHRAQPEASMAVLRRHLETLDPFTLAGLFTLASLAASLCIALEAAEPDADVEKLWAAASLEEEWQADLWGRDAQAEERRARRAQDFLAAVEWLRLARA from the coding sequence GTGAAGCGGTTCTATCGCGAAGCGACGGTCGGCGAAGCTGCTGGCGGCTGGCAAGTCATGCTCGACGGGCGCGGCATCAAGACGCAGGGCGGCCGCCCGCAGGTGGTGCCGTCGCGCGACCTGGCAGAAGAACTCGCTGCCGAATGGGCAGCTCAAGGTGAAGAGATCGACCCCAAGAGCTTCCGCCTGCGCGACCAGACCGACTACGCGATCGACCATGTTGCCTCCGATCCCTCCGAAACGATCGACAAGCTGGTTGGCTTCGCCGAGACCGACACGCTGTGCTACCGGGCCGATCCCGAGGACGCGTTGTTCAAGCGCCAGCAGGAGGAATGGGAGCCGGTGATCGGCGCCCTTGAGAGCCGCCACGCAATCCGCCTCCACCGGATCAGTGGGATCATGCATCGCGCCCAGCCGGAAGCGAGCATGGCAGTGCTGCGTCGGCATCTCGAGACGCTCGACCCCTTTACCCTCGCCGGCCTCTTCACGCTCGCCTCTTTGGCCGCCTCGCTGTGCATCGCGCTCGAAGCCGCCGAGCCCGATGCCGATGTCGAGAAGCTGTGGGCCGCCGCCAGCCTGGAAGAGGAATGGCAGGCTGATCTATGGGGGCGCGATGCCCAGGCCGAAGAACGCCGAGCCCGGCGCGCGCAAGATTTCCTCGCCGCGGTCGAATGGTTGCGGCTGGCGAGAGCCTGA
- a CDS encoding ABC-type transport auxiliary lipoprotein family protein: MTYAARTARLAYLAPLVMLAGCISLGEDPPDRLLTLTSQATTSAGTAQSAQRSETIIIHEPGVPASLDVTRVPVQVNSTEIAYLKDALWVEKPSRLFRRLLAETMRAKTGRVVLDGDDPAFSGGENLRGTLRAFGYDASNSSVVVQFDAIRQGDGGRVETRRFEAVEQGVLAEAAPVGDALNRAANRVAEEVADWVSGS, translated from the coding sequence GTGACATACGCAGCAAGGACCGCCCGGCTGGCATATCTGGCACCGCTCGTCATGCTGGCGGGTTGCATCAGCCTGGGCGAGGATCCGCCCGACCGCCTGCTGACCTTGACCTCGCAGGCGACCACTTCGGCCGGTACGGCCCAGAGCGCGCAGCGGTCCGAAACGATCATCATTCACGAGCCCGGAGTTCCCGCGTCGCTCGACGTCACCCGCGTACCCGTCCAGGTCAACTCGACCGAAATCGCCTACCTCAAAGACGCGCTATGGGTCGAAAAACCTTCGCGGCTGTTCCGCCGCCTGCTGGCCGAAACCATGCGGGCGAAGACCGGGCGCGTGGTGCTCGACGGTGACGATCCTGCCTTCTCGGGCGGGGAGAACCTGCGCGGGACGCTCCGCGCCTTCGGCTATGATGCGTCGAATTCCAGCGTCGTCGTCCAGTTCGATGCGATCCGTCAGGGCGATGGCGGAAGGGTCGAAACCCGGCGGTTCGAAGCGGTCGAGCAGGGCGTCTTGGCGGAAGCCGCGCCCGTCGGAGATGCGCTCAATCGCGCCGCAAACAGGGTCGCTGAAGAAGTGGCAGACTGGGTTTCCGGCAGCTAG
- a CDS encoding MlaD family protein, which translates to METRANHLWVGAVTLVLLALLAGFIVWLARLGQGEQKEYDILFQQSVSGLANGSEVSFAGVPVGQVREIRLYERDPEFVRVRIAVKEEVPILVGTTATIQGSFTGVSTILLDGARAGAPPITCETTACPEGMPVIPPKDGGLNALLSDAPLLLERLATLTERLTELLSDENQASIAGILRNTDKMTASLAEASPQLERTMAELQVTLREASEALDAFEKVTLSTDKMLNKEGANLADQLRETLKSANSAAKSLSLTLEDTRPAARQLSDSTLPAAEAALQDLRATSKALRNVTEKLENQGAGSLLKGQTLPDYEP; encoded by the coding sequence ATGGAAACACGGGCCAATCATCTCTGGGTCGGGGCAGTCACGCTGGTCCTGCTCGCCCTCCTTGCCGGCTTCATCGTCTGGCTCGCCCGATTGGGCCAGGGGGAGCAGAAGGAATACGACATCCTGTTCCAGCAGTCGGTGTCTGGTCTGGCCAACGGTTCGGAAGTTTCCTTCGCCGGTGTCCCGGTCGGCCAGGTGCGTGAAATCCGCCTGTACGAACGCGATCCGGAGTTCGTCCGCGTTCGCATCGCGGTCAAGGAAGAGGTCCCGATCCTGGTCGGAACCACCGCCACCATCCAGGGGTCGTTCACCGGCGTGTCGACTATCCTCCTCGATGGCGCGCGAGCCGGAGCTCCGCCGATCACCTGTGAAACCACTGCCTGCCCTGAGGGAATGCCGGTCATCCCGCCCAAGGACGGCGGCCTCAACGCCCTGCTGTCCGACGCGCCGCTGTTGCTTGAGCGCCTCGCAACCCTGACGGAACGGCTGACCGAACTCCTGTCCGACGAGAACCAGGCGTCGATCGCGGGTATCTTGCGCAACACCGACAAGATGACGGCAAGCCTCGCCGAAGCTTCGCCACAACTCGAGCGGACCATGGCGGAGCTGCAAGTCACGCTGCGCGAGGCGAGCGAGGCGCTGGACGCGTTCGAAAAGGTTACCCTGTCGACCGACAAGATGCTCAACAAGGAAGGCGCCAACCTGGCGGACCAACTGCGCGAGACGCTCAAGTCCGCGAACTCGGCCGCCAAATCGCTCTCCCTGACGCTTGAGGATACCCGTCCGGCGGCGCGCCAATTGTCCGATAGCACGCTTCCAGCGGCCGAGGCGGCGCTGCAGGACCTGCGCGCGACCAGCAAGGCGCTGCGCAACGTGACCGAGAAGCTCGAGAACCAGGGGGCCGGCAGCTTGCTCAAGGGCCAGACCTTGCCCGACTACGAACCATGA
- a CDS encoding ABC transporter ATP-binding protein, producing MSDLEQPTPDRHERFRGDHPIVVKGLKTQFGEHVVHEDLSLTVNRGEIIGVVGGSGTGKSVLMRAIIGLQTPTEGEIEVFGRSITRAEPDEQIGVRSRWGVLFQGGALFSTLTVGENVEVPLKQFYPDIDDELRREIARYKVILSGLPEDAASKYPSELSGGMKKRAGLARALALDPELLFLDEPTAGLDPIGAAKFDQLTRELKETLGLTVFLITHDLDTLYEICDRVAVLADQKVIAVGTIPELLETDHPWIDEYFNGPRGRAAQASKERAKYMDKRAQDGA from the coding sequence ATGAGCGATCTCGAACAACCGACACCGGACCGGCACGAGCGGTTTCGCGGCGATCACCCGATCGTGGTCAAGGGGCTGAAGACCCAGTTCGGCGAGCATGTCGTCCACGAAGATCTGTCGTTGACGGTAAATCGCGGTGAAATCATCGGCGTGGTCGGCGGATCGGGGACTGGCAAGTCGGTGCTGATGCGCGCCATTATCGGCCTGCAGACCCCGACAGAGGGCGAGATCGAGGTGTTCGGGCGCTCGATCACCAGGGCCGAGCCGGACGAACAGATTGGCGTCCGGAGCCGCTGGGGGGTCCTGTTCCAGGGCGGCGCGCTCTTCTCGACCTTGACCGTGGGTGAGAATGTCGAGGTGCCGCTCAAGCAATTCTACCCGGACATTGACGACGAATTGCGCCGCGAGATCGCGCGTTACAAGGTGATCCTGTCGGGATTGCCGGAAGACGCGGCGAGCAAGTATCCCTCGGAGCTTTCGGGCGGGATGAAGAAGCGCGCCGGGCTGGCCCGCGCACTCGCGCTCGATCCCGAACTGCTGTTCCTCGACGAACCGACCGCAGGTCTCGACCCGATCGGTGCCGCCAAGTTCGACCAGTTGACCAGGGAGTTGAAGGAAACGCTGGGGCTGACGGTGTTCCTCATCACGCACGATCTCGACACGCTCTACGAGATTTGCGACCGGGTCGCCGTGCTGGCCGACCAGAAGGTCATCGCCGTCGGCACGATCCCCGAACTGCTCGAAACCGACCACCCGTGGATCGACGAATATTTCAACGGTCCGCGCGGTCGCGCCGCGCAGGCGAGCAAAGAGCGCGCCAAATACATGGACAAGCGCGCGCAGGACGGGGCATAG
- a CDS encoding MlaE family ABC transporter permease, whose amino-acid sequence MSEGAQFSIEQGEGGEQVLALSGPYLVSSIGAIDNALDSIAEPFTRIDLSGVTEIDTVGAWIACRLSSHHGAEIVGANDRAERLIRAIRGTGEGVQLTPERAWVWERVPEQLGKMVFNGRNGVIGVVGFLGQVLIACGSLIRHPSRFRVKALVRQLELVGVDALPIIGLMSFLIGIVIAQQGAVQLAQFGAETLTVNLVGRITLRELGVLMTAIMVAGRSGSAFAAQLGTMRLTEEVDAMRTIGISPIEALVIPRLIACTFMMILLGFYSSVVAIIGGAVVGDVMLGIPFWTFLERIKDVVPTYDLWVGLIKAPVFGLIVALAGCYNGMQVRGNSEEVGLRTTMAVVSAIFAVIVLDAFFAVFFTEIGWG is encoded by the coding sequence ATGAGCGAAGGGGCGCAATTTTCGATCGAGCAGGGGGAAGGCGGCGAGCAGGTTCTCGCGCTTTCCGGACCCTACCTCGTTTCATCGATCGGTGCGATCGATAACGCGCTCGATTCGATTGCCGAACCCTTTACGCGGATCGATCTATCGGGCGTGACCGAGATCGACACGGTCGGCGCTTGGATCGCCTGCCGCCTGTCATCGCACCACGGTGCCGAGATAGTGGGCGCCAACGATCGGGCCGAGCGCCTGATCCGCGCGATCAGGGGCACCGGCGAGGGCGTTCAGCTGACGCCGGAACGTGCCTGGGTGTGGGAACGTGTGCCCGAGCAACTGGGCAAGATGGTCTTCAACGGGCGCAACGGCGTGATCGGGGTGGTCGGCTTCCTCGGCCAGGTGCTGATCGCCTGCGGTAGCCTGATCCGCCATCCCTCGCGCTTTCGGGTCAAGGCGCTTGTGCGACAACTCGAGCTCGTCGGGGTCGACGCGCTGCCGATCATCGGCTTGATGAGTTTCCTCATCGGCATCGTTATTGCGCAGCAGGGCGCGGTTCAGCTGGCCCAGTTCGGGGCCGAAACGCTGACCGTAAATCTCGTCGGCCGGATCACCCTGCGCGAACTGGGCGTGCTGATGACCGCGATCATGGTTGCCGGCCGGTCCGGTTCAGCCTTCGCCGCGCAGCTCGGCACGATGAGGCTCACCGAAGAAGTCGACGCCATGCGCACCATCGGCATTTCGCCGATCGAGGCGCTGGTGATCCCGCGCCTCATCGCCTGCACCTTCATGATGATCCTGCTGGGCTTCTATAGCTCGGTCGTTGCCATCATCGGCGGCGCGGTGGTGGGCGACGTGATGCTCGGCATCCCCTTCTGGACCTTCCTCGAGCGAATCAAGGATGTCGTCCCGACCTATGACCTGTGGGTCGGGCTGATCAAGGCGCCGGTATTCGGCCTGATCGTGGCCCTGGCGGGTTGCTACAACGGCATGCAGGTCCGCGGCAATTCGGAGGAAGTCGGCCTCAGGACAACGATGGCGGTGGTCTCGGCAATCTTTGCGGTAATCGTGCTCGATGCCTTCTTTGCCGTGTTCTTCACGGAGATCGGTTGGGGATGA